The Eublepharis macularius isolate TG4126 chromosome 3, MPM_Emac_v1.0, whole genome shotgun sequence genome has a window encoding:
- the LOC129326365 gene encoding erythroblast NAD(P)(+)--arginine ADP-ribosyltransferase-like produces MGHSCLHRHGQLMHEKVFSFSIERSFSSIREVPFDMATTSFDDQYNGCQDMMEDKVGALLRTEFADTIYAKVWENATAKWDEMKASASVPKDLKPEYAIAALAYTRKEAFLYRDLNRAVRKAGESEEYSLRAFHFKAFHFLLTRALQVLRANASPKCHETYRGVRGASFIAEPSEKARFGYFASSSLDKDQAMSFGKDTFFTIETCYGGYIKEFSFFPEEEEILIPPFEEFQVAEVTETPDGVHIRLISAGIFSKYNCVYIKGNHVSNFQIRKPVELKVPQ; encoded by the exons ATGGGCCACTCTTGCCTCCACCGCCACGGCCAGCTCATGCATGAAAAA GTCTTCAGCTTCTCCATAGAAAGAAGCTTCTCATCGATCCGAGAGGTGCCATTTGACATGGCCACAACCTCTTTTGATGACCAATACAACGGCTGCCAGGATATGATGGAGGATaaggtgggggctctcctccGCACTGAGTTTGCCGATACCATCTATGCCAAGGTCTGGGAAAATGCAACTGCCAAGTGGGATGAGATGAAGGCCTCTGCCTCAGTCCCCAAAGACCTCAAGCCGGAGTACGCCATCGCGGCCTTGGCCTACACACGGAAAGAGGCCTTCTTATATCGCGATTTAAACAGAGCTGTAAGGAAAGCAGGGGAGAGCGAAGAGTATTCCCTCAGGGCCTTCCACTTCAAGGCCTTCCATTTCCTCTTGACGAGAGCCCTTCAAGTCCTGCGGGCCAACGCCAGTCCCAAGTGCCACGAAACGTACCGCGGGGTCAGAGGTGCCAGCTTCATTGCGGAGCCCTCCGAGAAGGCCCGTTTTGGATACTTTGCTTCCTCCTCGCTGGACAAGGACCAGGCCATGAGCTTTGGAAAGGACACCTTCTTCACCATCGAGACCTGCTACGGGGGCTACATCAAGGAGTTCTCCTTCTTCCCAGAAGAGGAGGAGATTCTGATCCCACCCTTCGAGGAGTTCCAGGTGGCAGAGGTCACAGAGACGCCTGACGGGGTCCACATCCGTCTCATCTCCGCTGGAATATTCAGCAAGTACAACTGTGTGTATATCAAAGGTAACCATGTGAGCAACTTCCAAATTCGGAAACCAGTAGAGCTCAAGGTCCCCCAATAG